In the Deltaproteobacteria bacterium genome, GAGGAACAGCCAACAGGGAACGGTAGCCCTTTCGCTCCACAATCTCCTTGTTCTTGTAATTGGGGTCCTTGAGAATACTCGGAACGGCGATACTATGATGCTCCTTCACCACACGTCCGGCAATGGAATCGTGAAAAGGGATCGACATCAACCGCTCATCGTCCGGATACCGGTAAGAACCGAAGCTGGTCATCTTCAGAGTTTCCGGATCAAATAACCGAATCGACGCGGCCTCGGCATCCAGATTGTGGACGATCCGTTCGGCGGCGATCTCCAGGATCTTCTTCTCCGGAAGCCCCGGATCGATCTTCATGATCTCTTCCGTCTCTTCGATTAACCGGGATAGAACCCCGGAGAGGCAATCCTCTTCAATGGCCCGGGCAAGTGCCTCCCGGTCGGCATCATTCAACGAAAGCCGCTGAAAAACGGGATGGGTGGAAAAGAAATTTTCCAGACGCCCTTTCATTCGCCCTCTTCCTTTCCGGTATTTTTCTCCGCACTCCCCCGGTCCAGGACCGGAATCTGAATCACAAAAGTGCTCCCCCGGCCCTCAACACTCTTCACGGAGATAGTGCCGTGATGTTCCTCCACAATCCGGCGACTGACGGAAAGTCCCAGTCCGGTCCCTTCAGCACTCTCTTTCGTGGTAAAGAAAGGATCAAAAATCCGGTCGAGGTTTTCCGAAGGAATTCCTGTCCCGGTATCCTGGATCTCGACCCGGACCCACTCCATACCGTCCTTCACGAAGGGTTCGGTAACAACCGTCAGGGTCCCCTTCCCGTCCATCGCCTGAGCGGCGTTGAGGATAATATTCATCAAGGCCTTTTCCATCTGTCCCCGGTCTCCGAGAACCCTCGGAAGAGCCGGATCGATCCTGCGGACCACCCGGATCTCTTTCTCTTTCAACTCGTCACGATTCATCGCAATCCCCCGCTCCAGGATCTTTGACAAATTGATCTCCTGCAACTCCCGGGCCGGGCCGTGGGTAAACATCAGCAGGTCCCGGAGGATCCTCTCCAACCGGGCCGTTTCGTCCACGATGATCTGGACATAACGTCTCTCCCGGGAATCGGGATCGATCGTATGCAGACATTTCCGGGCGAAGCCGCCGATGGAAACCAGGGGATTCCGAATCTCGTGGGCCACGTCGGAGGTCATCCGGCCCAGTGCGGAAAGCTTTGCCGTCTCCACCAGTTTCTGCTGGGCCTCTTCAAGGTTTTTCAACGACTCCTCCAGATGATGATTCAAAAGGGAGATCTTTTCCCGGTCCTTCCGCATCATCCTCGAGAGAAGCCCCGCCGAAATCGAGAGAATGTACAAAAAGAAAATCCGCAGCGCAAAATCCGTCCAGTGCATGGAATATCCGCTGTCCACATAACTTACGAAATAGATCAGGCCGGAGGCCGTCGAGACGAACAACCCCACGACCAGTCCGTAATAAAAGGAATGAAGGGCAACCAGAATATAAAAGGCGATAAAAAAACTGCTGGCCGCCCCTCCCGTCAGCATGAGGAGAAGAAAGATAAACAGGAGATCAAAAAGCATCCCCACGAGATAAAAAAAACGGATTCGTTCCAGATTGAAGAAAATGGTTACATAGAGAACGGAGACATAAAAGGAGTAGAAGAGAAAAACGCTGAAGGCCCGAAGTTTCAGGTCATGGTTCAGGGGGACAAAATAGAGCCAGCTCAGACCGCCGGCCAACACCACCAGACGAAGCCCCAGGAAGAGATTATCCATGGGACCGAAGGAAGGCGCTGAATCCTCCTGAAGGAGATGTGGATCGAAAGTGTCCTGCATCAATTCCTCCATGATGGAAGTTTACTATACCTCGAAACGGTAGGATTGCATAGAAAAAGTTTAGCAGAAAAGCCGAAATGAAGTCACGAAGATCAACGGAAGGTTTTCCACCGACGCCTATCCTCTGCCGATCCGCCTGAATCCGAGAAGGGGAAGGGCTCCGATGAGAAAGAGGATCGATCCGGCCAGGGCCACCCGCGCGCCGGGGTCGTCGGCCACCTCACAAACGGCGTAAGGAATGGGGCGGAAGCCGAAAGTCTTCAGGTAGATCGGGATACCCTTGTAGAAGGCCGGCGCGTTCGGTGCCAACGTCCGGGTCACGCTCCCCTCTTTCGTGATCAACACGACCTCTGCGGAATAGTCCTTCGGCATGCCGTTGGGATAAGGAACATAATCAATGCGGCTCAACCGCAGTTTCAGATTGAGCCGGGCAACCGAAACGGCATGTCCCTTCGGCAGGACGATCCCGCTCTCACGGAATCCGGTGGAAGCGGAGACGAGGTGTGCCAGCAGAATCAGGAGAAAACCGGCATGGGTGATATGGGCGAAAAGTGACGGGCCGATCCGGAGGGAACGGACCGTACAGACCAGGGTGTTGAGCGTCAGGATCGCCATCAGGAATATGGCAAGAGGAAGCCATCCGTTCTGCGGAAAGAAGGCCCGGCCGGACCTTCTCCACCACGCAAAAAGCGGCGCGGCGTTCATTCCCCGGTGCGCCTCGGGAAAGAGAGGCATCAGAACAGCACCGAGCAGGAATACGGCAATGAGGAGCGTCAGGACCCAGACCGTCAGTTTCAGTGAGGAGAACCAGCGTAAGAGGAATGGCATCCATCATCCCTTTCAAAATCTTTCTCTGACAAATTCCTCCGATCCCCTATTTTCACAAAGGCACAGGCGTAAAGGGGCAAAGGAACATAGGCACAAAGTTCAAAGTCAAAGTCAACAGCAACGGTATTCCCCTCATTTCCGTATCAGAAGGAATGGGACGACTTCATAAGCAACCCCACTCCCGCATAAGTGAAAAGCACGACGGCAAATCCGGTCATGGCCAGCACAGCCCGCGTCGAATCCTTCCACCCTCGAACGATGCGGGCGTGAAGATACAAAGAGTAGTAGAACCAGACGATCGTCGTCCAGAGTTCCTTCGGTGTCCAGAGCCAGTAAGTCCCCCATGCATAATAGGCCCAGATCCCGCCGGCGATCATCGCCACGGAAAACAAAAGATAGCCCCGGAGATTCGCACGGTATTCGGCTTCGAGGACCTCCTCCCTGCGACCGGAAAGAAAATAGTCGAGCCCGCCTAAAAATCCGACGGCAAAAAGGGCATAGGAAATGAAGGAGAGCCCCACATGGATTTCGAACCAGACCGTTCGGAGCACCGGTGGAAGGGGGTACAATTCCCTCGGCGCCAGGAGATCACAGGACAACATCATCGCTGCAAGGATCGTCCCCCCCTGAAGAAAAGTCATCCGGCGGTATTTCCGGTAGAAAAGTCCGCTGCAAACCGCCGTCGCGAGGGCAAAAAAAGAGAGTGTGTCAAAGACCCCGGCCAAGGGAATCCTGCCGGCCGAAACGGTTCGGATGGAAATAGCAATCGTATGACAAGAGACGGCGGTGAAAAGTGCAATCCCCTTCATTCGGAAAGAGAGAAAGACCGAGATGAGATAACCTGCCAGGGCGGCATAAAAGAAACCGTCAAACCATTGATGTGACAAGGGCATCATCATTTTGTCATTGTACATGGATCGGCCTTTTGCCTCAAGGAAGAAAGTCTCTTTGTTTGACAAAAATCGAAGAGAAGGGCTATATTCTTTGAGACATGAAACCGGAATTTGTGGANNNNNNNNNNNNNNNNNNNNNNNNNNNNNNNNNNNNNNNNNNNNNNNNNNNNNNNNNNNNACCGACGACACGCTGGAAGGATTGTGTGAGAAATGCAGCGAGCTGCCGAATATCAAGCGAATGATCATCAACACGCTCGATCAGATCTACCGGCTTGAGAGGAATGAGTCCGGCGACCTCCGGGTGAACCGCCCCGAATTTCTGGGCCTTTTTTATGAACGAAAGAACACCGGAACCTTGACCGGGGATCTCTTCCAATCAACACCCGATGGTTTCGGCGCCCTCACGATCGGACTGACCCTGCCGAAAGACGGTTGCAGCAGCCTTGATCTGGCCCGGATCGACGTCTTTGTTTTCAATTCTCCCCTCACTTCCGATGAAAGCAAAAACTTTCTGCATGATTTTCTCCCCCGGATCCGGGAACAGATCGGCACAAAGATTGTAAATTGTGTCGGATACCATCTCCACGGAGAAGAGGATGGAATCATTATCGGTCTCAACTATCCGGAAGAGGTCACCCGCTATGACGGCGAGGTCATGAAATCCCTGGCCGTAACCGTCGGCTCCCTTTCCACCCTGGCCCGGCAGATCACGGCGATCAAGGAAGGGTTCATCTATCTTATTGAGTCCCTGGCCCGCGCCTCGGAAGTAAACGACATGGATACGGGAAACCATATCGTCCGGGTCAACACCTTCGCCAAGCATTTGGCACTGGCCATGGGCAAACCGGCGGCTTTCTGCAACGAGATCGGCCTGGTCGCCCAGATGCACGATGTAGGGAAAATCCACACGCCCTCGGAGATCCTGCGAAAACCGGGCGAACTGACAGCGGATGAACTCCGGGTCATGCAGCAGCATA is a window encoding:
- a CDS encoding HD domain-containing protein, with product TDDTLEGLCEKCSELPNIKRMIINTLDQIYRLERNESGDLRVNRPEFLGLFYERKNTGTLTGDLFQSTPDGFGALTIGLTLPKDGCSSLDLARIDVFVFNSPLTSDESKNFLHDFLPRIREQIGTKIVNCVGYHLHGEEDGIIIGLNYPEEVTRYDGEVMKSLAVTVGSLSTLARQITAIKEGFIYLIESLARASEVNDMDTGNHIVRVNTFAKHLALAMGKPAAFCNEIGLVAQMHDVGKIHTPSEILRKPGELTADELRVMQQHSLQGEVILGTAPKLSMAHHIAGAHHENFDGTGYPRGLKGEAIPIEAQIVKIADVYDALRSERPYKEAFSHDRSMEI
- the ccsA gene encoding cytochrome c biogenesis protein CcsA is translated as MYNDKMMMPLSHQWFDGFFYAALAGYLISVFLSFRMKGIALFTAVSCHTIAISIRTVSAGRIPLAGVFDTLSFFALATAVCSGLFYRKYRRMTFLQGGTILAAMMLSCDLLAPRELYPLPPVLRTVWFEIHVGLSFISYALFAVGFLGGLDYFLSGRREEVLEAEYRANLRGYLLFSVAMIAGGIWAYYAWGTYWLWTPKELWTTIVWFYYSLYLHARIVRGWKDSTRAVLAMTGFAVVLFTYAGVGLLMKSSHSF
- a CDS encoding cytochrome c biogenesis protein ResB; the protein is MPFLLRWFSSLKLTVWVLTLLIAVFLLGAVLMPLFPEAHRGMNAAPLFAWWRRSGRAFFPQNGWLPLAIFLMAILTLNTLVCTVRSLRIGPSLFAHITHAGFLLILLAHLVSASTGFRESGIVLPKGHAVSVARLNLKLRLSRIDYVPYPNGMPKDYSAEVVLITKEGSVTRTLAPNAPAFYKGIPIYLKTFGFRPIPYAVCEVADDPGARVALAGSILFLIGALPLLGFRRIGRG